From the Solanum stenotomum isolate F172 chromosome 4, ASM1918654v1, whole genome shotgun sequence genome, one window contains:
- the LOC125861989 gene encoding probable E3 ubiquitin-protein ligase ARI2, with product MEDYIYVSSDDDEWDNQQYNNDDDDDDDDDDDGEFLDGFTEIEQERNGISEKGPSCKVIRKETLLAAQKEDLQRVMDLLSLKEHHARSLLIHYRWEVDKVFAVLVERGTEKLYAEAGVTLEGKDEHTSTLSTSEVTCQICFEDVPVEKTTVMDCNHIFCNECWTTHFIVKINEGQSKQVTCMAQKCNVICDEGKIRDLVTAKDPALAEKFDRFLLESYIDDNKRVKWCPSVPHCGNAIRIEDDEYCCEVECACGVQFCFNCLSEAHSPCSCLMWKLWMKKCKNDGKTVTWISENAKHCPKCHNAVEKNGGCNLVRCRCGQPFCWLCGGATGLEHTWSSIRGHTCGSYKEGEEEKTTTVRNDLLRYTHYYERYMVHRDSLEAEANMKQKLNFEVLKLEAGELQSKDFSWVENGCNRLLQLRRILSCSYPVSFYVFGQALFKDEMTPKEREIKKNLFENLQQQLEINVERLSMFLEEPFADHPEDKLLETRMKIITLSVLTDNLCKELYDCIDNDLLLPLQQATHTIAHYRSDGVAKASELPN from the exons ATGGAGGACTATATCTATGTGAGCAGCGATGATGATGAATGGGACAATCAACAGTATAATAATGACGATGACGACGAcgacgatgatgatgatgatggtgaATTTCTTGATGGGTTTACCGAAATTGAACAAGAGAGAAATGGAATCTCCGAAAAGGGTCCTTCATGCAAG GTAATCAGGAAAGAGACTCTTTTAGCTGCACAG AAAGAAGACTTGCAAAGAGTGATGGACTTGCTATCTCTGAAGGAACATCATGCTCGAAGCTTGCTTATTCATTACCGATGGGAAGTTGACAAGGTCTTTGCGGTTCTTGTTGAGAGAGGGACAGAGAAGTTATATGCTGAAGCGGGCGTGACACTGGAAGGGAAAGATGAACATACTTCCACTCTGTCGACATCTGAAGTGACATGTCAAATTTGCTTCGAAGATGTCCCTGTTGAGAAGACTACTGTAATGGACTGCAACCATATATTTTGCAATGAAT GTTGGACAACTCATttcattgtaaaaataaatgagGGTCAGAGTAAACAAGTAACTTGCATGGCCCAAAAGTGCAATGTGATCTGTGATGAAGGAAAGATTAGGGATCTCGTCACTGCAAAAGATCCTGCTTTGGCAGAGAAATTTGATCGTTTTCTGTTAGAGTCATATATTGATGATAACAAGAGGGTTAAATGGTGCCCTAGTGTTCCTCATTGTGGAAATGCAATTCGTATTGAGGATGATGAATACTGCTGTGAGGTTGAATGTGCATGTGGTGTACAGTTCTGTTTTAATTGTTTATCAGAAGCGCACTCTCCTTGTTCATGTCTGATGTGGAAACTTTGGATGAAGAAGTGCAAGAACGATGGTAAGACAGTAACGTGGATAAGTGAAAATGCCAAACATTGCCCAAAATGTCATAATGCTGTGGAGAAGAATGGGGGATGCAACCTTGTAAGATGTAGATGTGGACAGCCGTTTTG TTGGTTGTGTGGTGGAGCTACTGGTTTAGAACACACATGGAGTAGCATTCGAGGTCACACTTGTGGCAGTTATAAGGAAGGGGAAGAGGAAAAGACGACGACTGTCAGAAATGATCTCTTGCGCTATACTCATTATTATGAGCGCTATATGGTTCATCGTGATTCGTTGGAGGCTGAAGCAAACATGAAGcaaaaactaaattttgaaGTGTTGAAACTTGAAGCAGGGGAATTGCAATCAAAGGACTTCAGCTGGGTAGAAAATGGATGTAATAGACTCCTTCAATTAAGGCGAATTCTCTCCTGTTCCTATCCAGTTTCATTTTACGTTTTTGGTCAGGCGCTGTTCAAGGATGAAATGACACCAAAAGAAagggaaataaagaagaacCTTTTTGAAAACCTGCAGCAGCAACTTGAAATAAATGTTGAAAGACTTTCGATGTTCTTGGAGGAACCATTTGCTGACCATCCTGAAGATAAACTTTTGGAGACTAGAATGAAGATCATCACTCTCTCTGTACTAACAGACAACCTCTGCAAAGAGTT gTACGATTGCATTGACAACGATTTACTGCTTCCTCTACAGCAGGCGACTCATACCATAGCTCATTATAGATCCGATGGAGTGGCTAAAGCATCAGAACTTCCTAATTAA